A genomic segment from Salvia splendens isolate huo1 chromosome 13, SspV2, whole genome shotgun sequence encodes:
- the LOC121761831 gene encoding cyclin-D4-2-like: MSGNKGFDCGTASDLLLCDEETKSLCFDGGDSVETFNHQTNGGKAEGRSEFIPFPFLTEECIGWMVEREREHLPRNDYLVRLRSGELDLSFRREALDWMFKACAHHKFGEFCLYLAMNYLDRFLSMYSLPKGKHWVIQLIAVSCLSLAAKTDEVNVSSLVDLQAGEPEFLFEGKTIQRMEMFVLSYLNWNVNPYTPLNFIEFYLRKTKSDARIPQGPLLTRSKQIILDTIKGIDFLEFKPSEIAAAVALYVSGEVDVDESFIQEKGKVVKCLELIQDLVSISGAAMSTSHSSSSPSSPPSYSPNAACLSYKSKRRKLDQNGAS; the protein is encoded by the exons ATGTCTGGAAACAAAGGCTTTGACTGTGGGACAGCATCAGACCTGCTGCTCTGCGATGAAGAAACCAAAAGCCTTTGCTTTGATGGCGGTGATTCCGTTGAAACTTTCAATCATCAAACCAATGGTGGAAAGGCCGAGGGCAGATCAGAATTCATTCCTTTCCCGTTTCTCACAGAGGAATGCATTGGTTGGAtggtggagagagaaagagagcatTTGCCTCGAAATGATTATCTCGTGAGGTTGAGGAGTGGGGAGTTGGATTTGAGTTTCAGAAGGGAGGCTCTTGATTGGATGTTCAAG GCTTGTGCTCATCACAAATTTGGAGAATTTTGCTTGTATTTAGCAATGAATTACTTGGATCGGTTTCTGTCAATGTATAGCCTCCCT AAGGGTAAGCATTGGGTGATTCAGTTGATTGCAGTGTCTTGCTTATCGTTGGCAGCCAAAACGGACGAGGTTAACGTGTCTTCTCTAGTCGATTTACAG GCAGGGGAGCCGGAGTTCTTGTTTGAAGGGAAGACCATACAAAGAATGGAGATGTTCGTGCTGAGCTACTTGAATTGGAATGTCAACCCTTACACTCCATTGAACTTCATAGAGTTCTACCTGAGGAAAACAAAAAGTGATGCTCGGATCCCACAAGGGCCGTTGCTCACTAGGTCGAAACAGATCATCCTTGACACGATCAAAG GTATTGACTTCTTGGAGTTCAAGCCGTCCGAGATAGCTGCAGCAGTGGCATTGTATGTCTCAGGGGAAGTGGACGTCGATGAGAGTTTCATACAAGAGAAG GGGAAAGTGGTGAAATGCCTTGAGCTGATTCAAGATTTGGTATCAATAAGCGGGGCTGCTATGTCTACCTCACATTCATCGTCATCGCCATCGTCACCACCGTCTTATAGCCCAAATGCAGCATGTTTGAGCTATAAAAGTAAAAGGAGGAAGTTGGATCAAAATGGTGCCTCTTGA